Within Bacteroidota bacterium, the genomic segment AGTTACATCTGTAGTAGAAAATAATTCCTGACCCCAACGATTATAAATGGCAAATACATCAAGCGCTTCAACGGAGTGTGTTAATAATAATAATTCATCATTAATACCATCACCATTTGGACTGAATGCATTTGGAATATCTATTACTGTGATATCCAAAACATAAATAGTTACATCATCGGATTCAACACAACCATCAGGACTGGTAACAGTAAGGGTATATGTAACAGTAAGTGGTGGACGAATTTCAGGAGTTGCAGAAAACGGATCGCTCACGAATGTTGCTGGAAACCAGCTATACGAACCAAGACCTTCACCTTGTAAAGTATAATAATCCAAATAGGTGATTGTATCATCCGGACCTGCATACGCTTCAGGTAAAACGCCAATTACAATATCGTAAGAGATGGTGTCTTTACAACCATTATTTGCTGTAGTAATTAAAGTAACAGTGTATGTTCCTGCAGGATCATAATTATGCGAAGGATTTTCAGAAGTACTGCTACCACCATCGCCAAAATTCCATGAATATGTACTTATAGATGCTCCGTCTGGAATTGTAGAAAGATTTGAAAATTCTGCACTTTCATTTTGACATACATCATCAAACTCAAAGTCGGCTTCAGGGCCAGATAAAACATCAATAGATTGTGTAATTGTTGCCGTACATCCTTTTTCTGTTTCTACAAATAAATTCACAGTATAACTTCCTCCAGCAGCATATAAATAATCCGGATTAGAATCCGTGCTTGAACCACCATCGCCAAAATCCCAAGCCCATTCGGTGATATCACCTGCAAGAGTTGAAACAGATTGATCAATAAACATTACAGATGCATTTGAACAACCGGCGATATAATCAAAATCAGCAGTAACTACATTATAAATCAGCACATCAATAATTGCAGTATCGGCACACACAAAACCGGGGTTTGCAATTAGGGTAACGGTATAACTTCCTGTGTCAGCATACACATGCACTCCTTCAAAAGAAGTGGATGTAGTTCCATCTCCAAAATCCCACAAATAATCATCTGCACCTGTACTCAGATTGTCAAAGTTTACTGTAAAATCTTCACAGTCTAAATATACTTCCTCGACAACAGCACCATCCACGCCAATCACTGAAGTAAGTGTCGGTTCACATAATTCCACATTAAACTGAAAATCACGATAATGATTTCCCAATAATACACCATCCCGCCATTCTTCGGCAACAATACCTACAACATAGCGTCCTTCAAAAAGAGCAGTGCCTGTAAGCAACCCGGTATTCACATCAATTGCCAATTCTGGGCTTGCATCTACCATATAATCTACATCATAACCGGTAGCCCAATCAACGGAACCATAAGGCGGTGCCGGCGGTGGGGATGGAGCCGGTGCAAATGAACTTGCACCTTCAAACGGAGTATAAAATTTATAAGCTAAAGAGTCGCCATCAATATCAGAAGCGCTATGATCAAAGTTGAGTGGATCATCTACACAAATAACGGGTGGCGGATAATTATTAAATACGGGAGAGTTATTACATTCCGCTGCACTGCCCGGCGGAATTTGTTGCCAGATTGTTGAGCCGGTATCCTCCGGTGCATCAATATTTATAATGCCTGCATTTCTGCAGCAACGCTGATATACTAAATCATAAGTATCTGCATCATCAGGCAATTCAATGGTAACTGTGTAAATACCTTGTTCGATACATAATCCCGGTGGTACATCCAAACATGGATTATCCACTTCGATGGGTATATCTGTAGTTTCAGGTGAATACATTGCCACGTTTTCAATTAGATCACCATCAGAATTATAAATTCCTAAGTAAGCCGGATTATCAAATGCCGTTGCACTAGTGCAATCACGATATAAGACTACTGTAACTTCATAAGTATTATCACCCGTACAAGTGTAATAAATTTCACCACCAATAATGTGTGATGCAAAAGTTTTAGTGCTTATAAAAATTATAGTAAGCAGAAAGAGTAATCTTATAAATTTCATTGTAGAATGATTAGGGTTCTAAATTAAAAAAATTACCTCAAAAGCGTGATAGTACCAGTTAGAGTTTGCCGAATATCTTCACATTTTACATTTATCACATAAAAGTACACATCTGTCTCCTGTTCCTTACCTTTATTTATGCCATCCCATTCTTTTGTAATATCATCGGTTTCAAATACAATTTCTCCCCAGCGATTATAGATACTGAAATTATCTACTGCATCATCACCAAAAGAAACTATACGGAATGCATCATTTAATCCATCTCCATTTGGTGTAAAAGCATTGGGTATATCATAGCGATTACATCTTAACCAAACTACAATACTTATGGTGTCGGCATTAGTACATCCGTTTTCTCCCGTAGCTGTAACTATGTATGCAGATGTTTCCGAAGGAGAAACAACAGGGTTCGCAGTTACTGAATTATCCAAATCCTGCGAAGGCCACCAACTAAAACTTATTCCATCACTTTCAGAATATAATTGTACAGGTTCAAATCTATATACCGCAGTATCCGGCCAAGCAGTAATTTCCGGTCGTGGTAATACCTCTATAAAAATAGATGCGGTATCCGAAGTACAACCATCAGAAACAAGCACTGTATAAAGTGTACTTACTTCCGGATATACATAAGGATTAAAAGCATTATCATCCGAAATGCGATACACAGGTGTCCATTGATAAGAAGAACCATTGCGCACTAATAATTGAACTGTATCATAAATACAAATAGCGGTATCCGGTTCTAATTCGGCAATTACTTGCGGAGCAATAGTTATGTAATGTGTAATTGTATCCGTACAACCTTTATCAGAAATTGCAACGTAAGTAATTTCAAAAACTCCTGTTGTATCAAAATTTATAGTTGAACTGGCACCCATTGTTGCAGAAGCTTCTCCCGGCAAAGTCCATTCACCATTTATGACTGAATATCCTTCAGCAATTATACTGTTGTCCATTAATTCTGCAGATTGCCCGAGACAATGACTATCCCAGATAAAATCTGCTTGTGGCAAAGGATACACTATTATATTCTTTGAAATTTCTTTAGTACAACCCACGTCAT encodes:
- a CDS encoding PKD domain-containing protein, which produces MKFIRLLFLLTIIFISTKTFASHIIGGEIYYTCTGDNTYEVTVVLYRDCTSATAFDNPAYLGIYNSDGDLIENVAMYSPETTDIPIEVDNPCLDVPPGLCIEQGIYTVTIELPDDADTYDLVYQRCCRNAGIINIDAPEDTGSTIWQQIPPGSAAECNNSPVFNNYPPPVICVDDPLNFDHSASDIDGDSLAYKFYTPFEGASSFAPAPSPPPAPPYGSVDWATGYDVDYMVDASPELAIDVNTGLLTGTALFEGRYVVGIVAEEWRDGVLLGNHYRDFQFNVELCEPTLTSVIGVDGAVVEEVYLDCEDFTVNFDNLSTGADDYLWDFGDGTTSTSFEGVHVYADTGSYTVTLIANPGFVCADTAIIDVLIYNVVTADFDYIAGCSNASVMFIDQSVSTLAGDITEWAWDFGDGGSSTDSNPDYLYAAGGSYTVNLFVETEKGCTATITQSIDVLSGPEADFEFDDVCQNESAEFSNLSTIPDGASISTYSWNFGDGGSSTSENPSHNYDPAGTYTVTLITTANNGCKDTISYDIVIGVLPEAYAGPDDTITYLDYYTLQGEGLGSYSWFPATFVSDPFSATPEIRPPLTVTYTLTVTSPDGCVESDDVTIYVLDITVIDIPNAFSPNGDGINDELLLLTHSVEALDVFAIYNRWGQELFSTTDVTQGWDGTYNGKEQDMGSYVYLIRARNLDGSQVDLQGSVLLVR